Below is a genomic region from Rhizobium sp. 007.
TGCGAAGATCGCGAAGAAGACGATGACGGCGAAGAGCGCGATGAAGGTTCTGAGCTTCATCAGCGTCAGGAGGAAAGAGCCGTTCGCGCTCGCCGGCGATGAGGTGGATGAAGTAGCGGCCGTCATGACGCGTGTTTCCCTTGATGTCCATGTCCCTTGGCTGAAGCCTGGACAATGGCTTCTTCCTTTGCCTCGCTGCGATCGAAAACGGCCACCAGTTGGCCGTTGCTCAAGACCGCGATGCGATCGGAAAGCGCCATGACCTCTTCGAGGTCAGAAGTCGAAAACAGAATGGCGAGCCCGTTTGCCGCCAGCCGGCGCATGGTGCGGAAGACATCGGCCTTGGCGCCTACATCGATGCCGCGGCTTGGCTCGTCCATCAAAAGCACTTTTGGGTTGGTCATCAGCGCCTTGCCGATGACCACCTTCTGCTGGTTGCCGCCCGACATCGAGGTCACTTCAAAATCCGGGTTGGGCGCCTTGATCGAGAGGTCCCGGATCGCATCGCGAATGGCGTTCTTCTCGGCGCCGCTGTCGATATGGAAGAGGCGGGTAAAGCGACCAAGGCTTGCCAAGGTCAGGTTGGAGGCGATGGAGAGCACCTGGACCAGTCCCTCCCGCTGCCGGTCTTCCGGAATGAGCGCAAGGCCGCGGCGGATACGCCTGGTGGTATCGCGGGCGCGTACTTCCTTGCCTTCGATGAAGATCTTGCCCGTCGAGTGCAGGTGACGTCCGATCACGCATTCGAAGAATTCGCTGCGCCCGGCGCCCATGAGACCATAGATGCCGAGAATTTCGCCCGCTTTGACGGAAAGCGAGACATTGTCGACCGCAAGCCCGCCCGTCGGTCGCGGCAGGCTGATGTTTTCGGCGCGGAAGACCTCGTCTCCGATGGCGTGATCTGCCGACTTTGCGAAATCCTTAGCATCAGAGCCGATCATGGAGCGCACGATCCAGCGTGTATCGATATCGCGAACCA
It encodes:
- a CDS encoding sugar ABC transporter ATP-binding protein; its protein translation is MTAIATPKDDIILRLDDVSKVYSGIVAVKRANLELHRGAVNVLVGENGAGKSTLMKIIAGVERPTLGRIILDGEPVSFASPADAQAYGIGMIFQELNLFANMSVAENIFATREITRGLFGIDHKAQAAKANEFLKRLDAGIEAEAMVEDLPIGQQQLVEIAKAMSLNARILIMDEPTSALSAAEVEVLFKVIAELKAQGVAIVYISHRLEELMRIGDYITVLRDGQITGQAMVRDIDTRWIVRSMIGSDAKDFAKSADHAIGDEVFRAENISLPRPTGGLAVDNVSLSVKAGEILGIYGLMGAGRSEFFECVIGRHLHSTGKIFIEGKEVRARDTTRRIRRGLALIPEDRQREGLVQVLSIASNLTLASLGRFTRLFHIDSGAEKNAIRDAIRDLSIKAPNPDFEVTSMSGGNQQKVVIGKALMTNPKVLLMDEPSRGIDVGAKADVFRTMRRLAANGLAILFSTSDLEEVMALSDRIAVLSNGQLVAVFDRSEAKEEAIVQASAKGHGHQGKHAS